The Candidatus Thermoplasmatota archaeon genome segment GCAACAAGAACCATCGCAATAAAAACAATCATCGCTCCGATACCAACATCGCCGATATCGGTTTTTTGCAACAATTTTACCGTTTTTTCCATTTTACATCCCATCCTCACAACTCGTTATCTTGTTGTGATTCCGCAATAAATGAAAATCATGGATAATTTATTAACCTTGTTTGCATATGAGCATATAACTAGAAATATACGTATATATGCAGGTGCCAAATTATTCGATGAATAACTGCATTATTAAAGAAGAAATCACCAAGTAGAGTATCTAGTGTGCTACCTTGATATCTTTCTATTTTGAGAACAAATATAGAGAGTTACGAAGATATAAGGGAACGAAGTGAAATGAATAAACATATTTTTATAAAACATTGAACGAAAGAGGCAAGTTTATATAGAATTGTTAAACTTACGGTCACGTTACAGAAAATGATCAGAAATAGATATAATCAAATTGGGAAGATAAATGACTTCTTCTCGATGATAAACGGATAAATTTACTTGGGTTTATCTGAGGTGGTATATGAAAAAAATAGTCGATTATGCATATATGAAGTCGATGAACGTTGTATTCCTCTTAAACATGTTAGGAACAAGGCAAAGTATTTATGTGATGAAAAACCATTTTAATAAAAAAAAAGTTATTGGCGCAGAGATAGGGGTTCTGCGCGGTTATAACACACGGAATATACTCCGACATCTCAACATTGACAAAATATATCTTATCGATCCGTACATGATGTATGAAGGAATCGATGAGAAACAAGATCCAAAAGTTCCACATAGTAAAGCTTTTTTGTATGCACAAAAGGTTTTAAAAAAATATAAGGAAAAAATTATTTGGATTAGAAAAATGTCTTCAGAAGCAATCAATGATGTCCCAGAAAACTTAGATTTTGTGTATATTGATGGAAATCATTTATATGATTATGTACTAAAGGATTTAGAATTATATTATCCAAAGGTAAAACCTGGCGGTGTTTTATGTGGTCATGATTTTAATCATCCTGATGTTGCTCGCGCAGTTGCTGAATTTTCACAAAAGAAAAAGGTAAGTTTTCAGACTCACGGCTATCCTACTGATTGGTGGATAAAAAAATAAAAAGCATAACAAAGG includes the following:
- a CDS encoding class I SAM-dependent methyltransferase — translated: MKKIVDYAYMKSMNVVFLLNMLGTRQSIYVMKNHFNKKKVIGAEIGVLRGYNTRNILRHLNIDKIYLIDPYMMYEGIDEKQDPKVPHSKAFLYAQKVLKKYKEKIIWIRKMSSEAINDVPENLDFVYIDGNHLYDYVLKDLELYYPKVKPGGVLCGHDFNHPDVARAVAEFSQKKKVSFQTHGYPTDWWIKK